The Capsicum annuum cultivar UCD-10X-F1 unplaced genomic scaffold, UCD10Xv1.1 ctg1126, whole genome shotgun sequence DNA window aaaaaaggtTATTTCCCTTTTCCCCCTTGCTTTTGATTAGCGACATTCGTGTGTAGACCCCcattgtgggattacactgggcatgttgttgttgtctGTAGCCTGTGACTTGTCCTAGTCCTTGACCTGTATAGAAGTGTCCCTCTTCGTGTGATCTGTATTAGATTACTCTGTCTTTACCCTCTCTGGTCAAGTTTTACTTGCATATGTAGTAATAGATCAATGATATGTTAGTTCAGATTGGTGAACTTCAAAATGTTTTCTTTGTGGAACCAGGTGCTTCAACTGGATCAATGTGGTCGCTGTATGCCAGATTATATCCTATTGGCTACATTAGCTCGTTGTCCAAACAATCTCCCTGCATTGACGACCTTATCCTTGAAAGGTGCATGTCGTCTTTCAGATACTGGGCTAAAGGCGATCATCTCTGCAGCACCTAATTTAAGGTCAATGAATCTTAGCCAGTGCTCTTTGCTTACATGTGATGGAGTTAGCTGTTTATCTAATTCATTGGGATCAGTTCTGAGGGAGTTATATCTAGACAATTGCGAAGCAATAGAACCCATGTTTATTCTGCCAGCATTGCTAAAGCTAGAACATTTGGAAGTTCTATCAGTAGCTGGAATTCCGACTGTTTGTGATgcttttattaaagaatttgtcACTCA harbors:
- the LOC124890066 gene encoding F-box/LRR-repeat protein 20-like, whose protein sequence is MFSLWNQVLQLDQCGRCMPDYILLATLARCPNNLPALTTLSLKGACRLSDTGLKAIISAAPNLRSMNLSQCSLLTCDGVSCLSNSLGSVLRELYLDNCEAIEPMFILPALLKLEHLEVLSVAGIPTVCDAFIKEFVTHRGQNLREIVLKGCMELTDCSLKEISLNCPGLRAIDLSDLLKLTDSAIGHLATGCRAVDYLKLCRNAFRFPKYSN